From Zhongshania aliphaticivorans, one genomic window encodes:
- the dinG gene encoding ATP-dependent DNA helicase DinG — protein MLTDELKKTIQEAYRQFLDVKNLKARYGQRLMIAHIARTLGGIKRNQEHQRGGGDHLCVIEAGTGTGKTLAYALAAVPIAKACDKTLVISTATVALQEQIIYRDLPDVLTNSGLHFSISLSKGRRRYICLSKLDQLLSGADAKVLPLYIDEHMAAPDAESLSLYTDFAKQMATGKWAGDRDDWKTVIADDKWARVTTDHAQCTGRRCSHVKQCSFFKARESLTQADVIVANHDLVLADLALGGGAILPPPEECIYVFDEAHHLPDKVINHFSANFRLAATERWMEQIERALSAMIALPVMDNNIRSELESLLSQLIAVRRGLIPLRPVLEDLLDGAQERQGIKSVRFADGIVPAILTEHAKSLLAGFSEVIKQSEKIIDSLQDGMDNNELSGNREANEQWLTTVSMARFRAESAAALWRSYASDATKEKPPNARWMALVEAGQGLFDVELNASPILAANALKSALWSRCYGAVLTSATLTALGSFDRFSMRAGLDTDASFEVVPSPFRHAEAAELYIPAMDCDAGNAEAHTAAIIEMLPTLLDADAGSLVLFSSRKQLRAVREGVSAEWQGRILAQDDLPKHEILSRHRECLDEGRGSVIFGLASFAEGVDLPGKYCSHVVIAKIPFAVPEDPVEEALAEWISRNKGNPFMDITVPDAAVRLIQASGRLLRNEADTGRITILDRRMVSRHYGRKMLASMPPYRQIIE, from the coding sequence GTGCTCACCGACGAGCTGAAAAAGACCATTCAGGAAGCGTATCGGCAGTTTTTGGATGTAAAAAACCTCAAAGCCCGCTACGGGCAGCGGCTAATGATTGCCCATATCGCCCGAACCTTGGGTGGCATTAAGCGCAATCAGGAACACCAGCGCGGCGGTGGCGACCATCTCTGTGTAATTGAGGCGGGCACTGGTACCGGAAAAACCTTGGCCTACGCCCTCGCGGCGGTGCCTATCGCTAAGGCCTGCGATAAAACCTTGGTGATCTCCACCGCCACCGTGGCTCTGCAAGAACAAATTATCTACCGCGACCTCCCAGATGTGCTGACCAATAGTGGTCTGCACTTCTCCATTAGCCTGTCTAAGGGGCGTCGCCGCTATATTTGTTTGTCTAAGCTAGATCAATTGCTGTCTGGCGCGGATGCCAAAGTGCTGCCCTTGTATATTGACGAGCATATGGCCGCACCAGATGCGGAGAGTTTGTCGCTGTACACTGATTTTGCCAAGCAGATGGCCACCGGCAAATGGGCGGGTGACCGAGATGATTGGAAGACCGTCATCGCCGATGATAAATGGGCGCGAGTCACCACTGACCACGCCCAGTGCACTGGCCGACGCTGTAGCCACGTCAAACAATGCAGTTTCTTTAAGGCCCGTGAATCTTTGACCCAGGCTGACGTGATTGTGGCCAATCACGATCTGGTGCTCGCCGACCTAGCGTTGGGCGGTGGCGCAATACTGCCGCCGCCGGAGGAGTGCATTTACGTCTTTGACGAGGCGCACCACCTGCCCGACAAAGTGATTAATCACTTTAGCGCTAACTTCCGGCTGGCGGCCACCGAGCGGTGGATGGAGCAAATAGAGCGGGCGCTGAGCGCCATGATTGCGCTGCCGGTCATGGATAATAATATCCGCAGTGAACTAGAAAGCTTGCTGAGCCAATTAATTGCGGTGCGGCGGGGGCTTATTCCGTTGCGGCCCGTCTTGGAAGACTTACTTGACGGTGCGCAGGAGCGCCAAGGTATAAAAAGTGTGCGCTTTGCTGACGGCATAGTGCCCGCTATTTTGACGGAGCACGCCAAAAGCTTGTTGGCGGGTTTTAGCGAGGTCATTAAGCAGTCCGAGAAAATCATCGATAGTCTGCAAGACGGCATGGACAATAATGAGCTGAGCGGTAACCGTGAGGCTAACGAACAGTGGTTAACCACGGTGTCGATGGCGCGTTTTCGGGCCGAATCGGCTGCGGCGCTGTGGCGATCTTATGCCAGCGACGCGACCAAGGAAAAACCGCCTAATGCCCGGTGGATGGCGCTAGTAGAAGCCGGGCAGGGGCTATTTGATGTTGAGCTAAACGCCAGCCCGATACTCGCGGCCAATGCGCTTAAATCGGCCTTGTGGTCGCGCTGCTACGGCGCCGTGCTGACCTCAGCTACGCTGACTGCGCTAGGCAGTTTCGATCGCTTTAGTATGCGCGCGGGTTTAGATACAGACGCGAGCTTTGAAGTGGTGCCCAGTCCCTTCCGTCACGCGGAAGCGGCGGAATTGTATATTCCGGCCATGGATTGCGATGCCGGTAATGCCGAAGCGCATACCGCCGCCATCATCGAGATGTTGCCGACCTTATTAGATGCTGATGCGGGGAGCTTGGTGTTGTTCTCCTCCCGGAAACAGTTGCGCGCGGTGCGAGAGGGCGTGTCGGCCGAGTGGCAGGGGCGCATTCTCGCGCAGGACGATTTACCCAAACACGAAATTCTCAGCCGCCATCGCGAGTGCTTGGATGAGGGCAGAGGCAGTGTGATCTTTGGGCTGGCCAGCTTTGCCGAGGGCGTTGATTTGCCTGGTAAATACTGTAGTCATGTGGTGATTGCCAAAATTCCGTTTGCCGTGCCAGAAGACCCGGTTGAAGAGGCCCTGGCTGAGTGGATCAGCCGCAACAAGGGCAATCCCTTTATGGATATCACCGTGCCAGACGCCGCGGTGCGTTTGATTCAAGCCAGTGGCCGACTGCTGCGCAATGAAGCCGACACGGGCCGCATTACTATTCTTGATCGACGAATGGTGAGCCGCCACTACGGTCGCAAAATGTTAGCCTCTATGCCACCTTACCGCCAAATTATCGAGTAG
- a CDS encoding 1-acyl-sn-glycerol-3-phosphate acyltransferase, with the protein MDTFAEIRPYHDDEVAPVLAKLLVDPEMLNIIASLRMPCLSKALPWLVRPLLRWYLGREMKGIANVADFQWVVKGYMDAMIEGSTTSFQVSGLDNLNSDQAYLYISNHRDIALDPAFVNYALYHHDRDTVRIAIGDNLLSKPFAADLMRLNKSFIVRRSARGPRQMLAAFRQLASYIRFSLLEERSSIWIAQREGRAKDGNDATEAAVIKMIGMAQNKPDECFSDYVNKLNIVPVSISYEWDPLDAAKAQELVHIARDGAYQKAEHEDLKSIASGIVGDKGNVHVAFGAPLKGEFSDAAEVAAALDEIIIDQYRLHPSNIIAYQRIYNDDKWMSLARVPKLTQADHVAFDRRFSQMSAEYREKAMEIYANPVKNQLRSADLRIVDKAV; encoded by the coding sequence ATGGATACCTTCGCTGAAATACGGCCCTACCACGACGACGAAGTGGCGCCGGTATTGGCGAAACTATTGGTTGATCCTGAGATGCTCAATATCATTGCCAGCTTGCGGATGCCGTGCTTAAGCAAGGCCCTGCCATGGCTAGTTCGACCGCTGTTACGCTGGTATTTAGGGCGTGAGATGAAGGGTATTGCCAATGTTGCCGATTTTCAGTGGGTCGTCAAAGGCTATATGGATGCCATGATTGAAGGCAGCACCACAAGCTTTCAAGTTTCTGGTCTAGATAACCTCAATTCAGACCAAGCCTATTTATACATTAGTAATCACCGCGACATTGCCCTCGACCCCGCCTTTGTTAATTACGCGTTATATCATCATGACCGCGATACCGTGCGTATCGCGATTGGCGATAATTTGCTCTCCAAGCCTTTCGCCGCCGATTTAATGCGGCTGAATAAAAGCTTTATTGTGCGTCGCTCTGCTCGTGGACCTCGGCAGATGTTGGCTGCTTTTCGCCAGTTGGCCAGTTATATTCGCTTTTCACTGCTAGAAGAGCGCAGTTCAATTTGGATTGCCCAGCGTGAAGGTCGCGCTAAAGATGGCAACGACGCCACCGAGGCGGCCGTTATCAAAATGATTGGCATGGCGCAGAATAAGCCTGATGAGTGTTTTTCTGACTACGTTAATAAACTCAATATCGTGCCGGTGTCTATTTCCTACGAGTGGGATCCGCTGGATGCCGCCAAAGCTCAAGAGTTGGTGCATATCGCGCGCGATGGCGCCTATCAAAAGGCTGAGCATGAAGATTTAAAGAGCATTGCCTCGGGGATTGTGGGCGACAAAGGCAATGTTCATGTTGCCTTCGGCGCGCCATTAAAGGGCGAGTTTAGTGATGCCGCCGAGGTCGCGGCGGCATTGGATGAAATTATTATTGATCAGTATCGCCTGCACCCAAGCAATATTATCGCGTATCAGCGGATTTATAATGATGACAAGTGGATGAGTTTAGCGCGTGTGCCAAAGCTCACCCAAGCCGATCATGTCGCCTTTGATCGGCGTTTTAGCCAGATGTCGGCCGAGTATCGCGAAAAGGCCATGGAAATTTACGCCAACCCTGTTAAAAACCAATTGCGTAGCGCGGATCTGCGGATTGTTGACAAGGCGGTATAG
- a CDS encoding cysteine hydrolase family protein: MKTPTRTALLLIGFQNDYFANEGILHSVIEESSRVSGVLQNTLTLLEESAEQFDLIISTPILFTDGYSELVDPVGILRTIKDVGAFKAGQFGSKTIPEFDAYKDVITEIPGKRGLNAFSNTHLESLLRENGIEHLVLAGTVTSICIDSTGRHAADLGFKVTILSDCTSSRTIFEQDFYCENVFPLYGSVCSSSTLKVA, encoded by the coding sequence ATGAAAACCCCAACACGCACCGCATTGCTACTTATCGGCTTTCAAAACGATTACTTTGCCAACGAAGGTATTTTGCACTCGGTAATAGAAGAGTCCTCGCGGGTTAGCGGGGTGTTGCAAAATACCCTTACGTTACTTGAGGAATCAGCCGAGCAATTTGACCTTATTATATCGACTCCTATTCTGTTTACCGACGGCTATAGCGAATTAGTCGATCCTGTTGGCATACTCCGCACGATAAAAGATGTTGGCGCCTTTAAGGCGGGCCAATTCGGATCGAAAACAATCCCTGAATTCGATGCCTACAAAGACGTTATCACCGAGATACCCGGTAAAAGGGGCTTAAACGCCTTTTCCAATACGCATTTAGAATCCCTACTACGGGAAAACGGCATTGAGCATCTCGTGCTTGCCGGCACCGTAACATCGATATGCATAGATTCGACGGGCCGCCACGCCGCCGATCTCGGCTTTAAAGTGACGATTCTGTCGGACTGCACGTCGAGCCGAACAATTTTTGAACAGGATTTCTACTGCGAAAATGTGTTCCCTCTCTATGGCAGCGTCTGTAGTTCATCTACACTGAAGGTGGCATAA
- a CDS encoding PAS domain S-box protein, protein MSATDSERELLLQHRMVEELAAKHQEFQTLTDLLEEVVFRCDDSGKLTLLNSAWTRKTGWPVNECIGRRFVEFIDDSEAVTQLSSNLNDSEPLISELRIASRFGDIKTFSMRARRSGDTWYGSLYDVTELHLAMGALEESREQARKLALVASRTDNLVIISDAKGLIEWVNESFTLITGYSLQEVRGRSPGSFLQGPQTDHRAVEQMRDGLAQGKGFNVEIINFNKNGTPYWLAIDCSPVLNEHGELVNFIAVEREITERKQTEQALRDSEQHYRNILNTVSEPIFYCDTGLQIHFANPAWQALTGKVINSDAPRNLHDFIHPEDIPFLEQARDHICAGLPPSRQEVRLCDSRQNWRRVELLLSSNGHSKGGRTQHLTGALFDVDERWQQTQAILQSKAAAEELSKSRTRFVANMSHEIRTPLNAILGMGSVLQETDLTPEQRGYLDTLCNGGKALLALINDVLDLSKLDSDEIQLENIEFNLGEVCEEAVDIIAARVEEKNLTLTMHCTPSVPQIIIGDPHRMRQLLINLLGNAVKFTAQGGITITLDWQAMSSHYGTLHLDIIDTGVGIPEDRISSLFNAFTQADTSTTRRYGGTGLGLAICQQICTAMGGEINITSTVGKGTSFRCQLPLNTITFAAPQSKNTLRGINLDQRAQRVSQSLAHCMAYQYEAARVDNTDSSLSLISADGNILSLNSPQNYAVLTPNRLLRKLQALDKQSVRPSIPQTDPRESALRILIAEDSIPNQMVVDAMLKQLGYKHVVIVDNGQLAVDAANGNNFDLILLDIHMPVMDGLSAAKAIRENLQNATPMIVAASADVTTDARKEASDAGFDDWLPKPFTRELLQALLEKTSAQLNN, encoded by the coding sequence ATGAGCGCCACCGACAGCGAGCGCGAGCTTTTGCTCCAACACCGCATGGTAGAAGAGCTGGCGGCTAAGCACCAAGAATTCCAAACCCTAACGGATTTACTGGAAGAGGTAGTTTTCCGCTGTGACGACAGCGGGAAATTAACCCTGCTCAACTCCGCTTGGACCCGCAAAACTGGCTGGCCAGTAAACGAGTGTATTGGTCGCCGCTTTGTGGAGTTTATCGACGACAGCGAGGCTGTTACGCAATTAAGTAGCAATCTCAACGACAGCGAACCGCTGATTAGCGAATTGCGTATCGCCAGTCGATTTGGCGACATTAAAACGTTTAGTATGCGCGCGCGCCGCAGCGGAGATACGTGGTACGGCTCGCTCTACGACGTCACCGAATTGCATCTGGCCATGGGGGCTTTAGAAGAAAGCCGCGAGCAAGCAAGAAAACTCGCCCTGGTTGCAAGTCGCACCGACAATCTCGTTATTATTTCCGACGCTAAGGGGCTTATCGAATGGGTTAACGAGAGTTTCACCCTCATTACCGGCTACAGCCTCCAAGAGGTGCGCGGCAGATCGCCGGGGTCTTTTTTACAAGGACCGCAAACAGATCACCGAGCCGTCGAACAGATGCGTGACGGTCTCGCTCAAGGCAAAGGGTTTAATGTTGAAATCATTAATTTCAATAAAAATGGCACCCCGTACTGGCTGGCGATCGACTGCTCGCCAGTACTCAATGAACACGGTGAGCTGGTCAATTTCATTGCCGTAGAGCGGGAAATCACCGAGCGCAAACAAACCGAACAAGCCCTGCGTGACAGCGAGCAGCACTATCGAAATATCTTAAACACGGTAAGCGAGCCTATTTTTTACTGCGACACCGGTCTACAAATTCACTTTGCTAATCCGGCCTGGCAAGCGCTGACGGGCAAAGTGATTAATAGTGATGCTCCGCGAAATCTTCACGACTTTATTCACCCAGAAGATATCCCGTTTCTAGAGCAGGCGCGGGACCACATTTGTGCTGGGTTACCGCCAAGTCGCCAAGAGGTACGTTTGTGCGACAGCCGCCAGAACTGGCGTCGAGTTGAACTACTGCTATCGAGCAACGGGCACTCGAAGGGCGGGCGCACCCAACACCTCACTGGCGCACTCTTCGACGTCGACGAACGCTGGCAGCAAACCCAAGCCATTTTACAGTCAAAAGCCGCTGCCGAAGAGCTGTCTAAATCGCGAACCCGCTTTGTGGCGAATATGTCACACGAAATCCGCACCCCGCTCAATGCCATTCTCGGCATGGGCTCTGTACTCCAAGAAACCGATCTAACACCGGAGCAACGGGGGTATTTAGACACCTTGTGCAATGGCGGCAAGGCCTTGCTGGCCTTAATAAACGATGTACTCGATTTATCCAAATTAGATTCTGATGAAATTCAACTCGAGAATATCGAATTTAATCTCGGCGAGGTATGCGAGGAAGCCGTCGATATTATTGCAGCGCGGGTTGAGGAGAAGAACCTCACGCTAACGATGCACTGCACACCCAGCGTCCCGCAAATCATCATTGGCGACCCTCACCGCATGCGGCAGCTATTAATCAACCTCCTCGGCAACGCCGTAAAGTTTACCGCCCAAGGTGGTATCACCATTACCCTCGACTGGCAGGCAATGAGTAGCCATTACGGCACATTACATCTCGATATTATTGATACTGGGGTCGGTATTCCCGAAGATCGGATTTCCAGTTTATTTAATGCCTTCACTCAAGCAGACACATCAACAACTCGCCGCTATGGCGGCACCGGTCTTGGCTTGGCAATTTGCCAGCAAATTTGCACGGCAATGGGCGGCGAGATAAATATCACGAGTACCGTTGGCAAGGGCACGAGTTTTCGCTGCCAGCTACCTCTTAACACCATTACGTTTGCGGCGCCGCAGAGCAAAAATACATTGCGCGGAATAAACCTCGATCAGCGCGCTCAACGAGTAAGCCAGTCGCTGGCACACTGCATGGCTTATCAATATGAAGCCGCGCGCGTCGACAATACCGACAGCAGCCTCAGCCTGATATCCGCAGACGGCAATATTCTGAGCCTAAATTCACCTCAGAACTACGCGGTGCTAACACCCAACCGGCTGCTGCGTAAACTTCAAGCGCTGGACAAACAATCGGTTCGACCATCTATACCGCAAACCGATCCCCGCGAGTCCGCGCTGCGAATTTTAATTGCCGAAGACTCGATCCCCAATCAAATGGTTGTCGATGCGATGCTTAAGCAATTAGGTTATAAACACGTTGTGATTGTTGACAACGGCCAGCTCGCGGTCGATGCCGCCAACGGCAATAATTTCGATTTAATTCTGTTAGATATTCACATGCCGGTTATGGACGGCTTAAGTGCCGCGAAGGCCATTCGCGAAAATTTGCAGAATGCGACCCCGATGATTGTTGCCGCCTCAGCCGATGTCACCACCGATGCCCGCAAAGAAGCCAGCGATGCCGGCTTTGACGACTGGCTGCCCAAACCCTTCACCCGAGAATTACTGCAAGCGCTGCTCGAAAAAACCAGCGCGCAGTTAAATAACTAA
- a CDS encoding TonB-dependent receptor: MTSKSRSRIACAIGLAVLGAPLAHAAKNLALEEVVVTAQKREQSAMTVPVTVDTFTNQDLENTGALTMEDIQAYIPGLKVGEDVRGGGMTQSSFIIRGIESSNISTGGDPSVATFLDGVYLPRAAITVPFSDMERVEVLKGPQGTLFGRNAAAGVVNFIPNGPSLEEREGFVTAKLGSYDLFRVEGMSNIPLTDSLALRMNVMHNQRGAVLDMLGPAKPDPGEQNNQFARMALRWETTDRLTLQMAYDIDRVDNGPQARLSTSEEYATHPDPTERKLETDAINGGETRDMQGITGKLWYDISDVTTMSLIASYRAFETYNLQDEDATADESVYVDTNNIEDSDIAYFEAQFNVSLDWVDAVFGANYSKEDTYQQTALTFSYGAVVELASAMTGLPAGVLNTLIGGPIAGNYVTETMTNEGDFETYGIFSDLDFTINDWLNIITGLRYSNDKKAFSWHAPLTDFVLSQAQGENFFFNSDGLEQGSASWDKITGRVVANAQISEGAMAFVSYSTGYKSGGYDSLNTSSREVPLAPEVVTNVELGLKGDLLEDKIRTQIALFKMVIDDRQESIESKGPDDNGAVPTVISTDEDIQGIELTADWLVNDNLRFGLIYTYREQESSRAAYYDKDGNFQEANQVNATAPQEYTLTMDWSPEFDYGLLLLHVDYIYEENVEQSNEDHLDKFNRVNGYGDDTSLLNGRLAWTTPSGSYEFALWGKNLLRNERVSQPGGLTGGELGTYHVGIIAPLTYGVDLKFVF, from the coding sequence ATGACATCCAAAAGTAGAAGTCGCATAGCCTGTGCCATCGGGCTGGCAGTACTGGGCGCGCCTTTGGCGCACGCCGCTAAGAATCTGGCGCTAGAGGAAGTGGTGGTTACGGCCCAAAAGCGCGAACAGAGTGCGATGACGGTGCCCGTCACGGTTGATACCTTTACCAACCAAGATTTGGAAAACACCGGCGCCTTAACTATGGAGGATATTCAGGCCTATATTCCCGGCCTGAAAGTGGGAGAAGACGTGCGTGGTGGGGGGATGACCCAGTCGTCTTTTATTATTCGTGGTATTGAAAGCTCGAATATCAGCACTGGCGGCGACCCTTCGGTAGCCACTTTTCTGGACGGCGTGTACTTACCTCGCGCGGCGATTACCGTGCCATTTTCAGACATGGAAAGAGTAGAAGTACTGAAGGGTCCGCAAGGCACACTGTTTGGCCGCAATGCCGCCGCTGGGGTAGTGAACTTTATTCCCAATGGGCCGAGTTTAGAAGAGCGCGAAGGCTTTGTGACCGCCAAGCTGGGTAGCTACGATTTGTTTCGCGTTGAGGGTATGAGCAATATTCCGCTCACCGACAGCCTCGCTCTGCGCATGAATGTGATGCACAACCAGCGCGGCGCGGTCCTCGACATGCTCGGTCCTGCCAAGCCGGACCCCGGCGAGCAGAATAATCAATTTGCGCGTATGGCGCTGCGCTGGGAAACCACCGACCGACTCACCCTGCAAATGGCCTATGATATTGACCGCGTCGACAACGGCCCCCAGGCGCGGCTCAGCACCAGTGAAGAATACGCAACCCACCCTGACCCGACGGAGCGTAAATTAGAAACTGACGCTATCAATGGTGGTGAAACACGAGATATGCAGGGCATCACCGGCAAGCTTTGGTACGACATCAGCGATGTCACTACCATGAGCCTGATTGCCAGTTACCGCGCGTTTGAAACCTATAATTTGCAAGATGAAGATGCGACGGCAGATGAGTCAGTTTACGTCGATACCAATAATATTGAAGATTCCGATATTGCCTATTTTGAAGCGCAATTTAATGTATCGCTCGATTGGGTTGACGCAGTATTTGGTGCTAACTACAGCAAAGAAGATACCTATCAGCAAACAGCGCTTACTTTTAGTTATGGCGCGGTGGTGGAATTAGCCTCGGCGATGACGGGCCTACCAGCAGGCGTTTTAAATACACTGATTGGTGGTCCTATCGCGGGCAACTATGTCACCGAAACAATGACCAACGAGGGCGATTTTGAAACGTATGGCATATTTTCCGACCTCGATTTCACCATTAACGATTGGTTGAATATTATTACCGGCCTGCGCTACAGCAACGATAAAAAGGCCTTTAGCTGGCATGCCCCGCTCACCGATTTTGTGCTGTCGCAAGCACAGGGCGAAAATTTCTTTTTTAACTCAGACGGTCTTGAACAGGGCAGTGCTAGCTGGGACAAAATCACTGGTCGTGTTGTTGCCAACGCACAAATTAGCGAAGGTGCTATGGCGTTCGTGAGTTATTCAACTGGCTATAAGTCGGGGGGCTACGACTCCTTGAACACCAGCTCCCGCGAAGTGCCGCTGGCGCCGGAAGTGGTAACAAACGTCGAGTTGGGCCTGAAGGGCGATTTACTCGAAGACAAAATACGTACGCAAATTGCCTTGTTTAAAATGGTTATTGATGACCGCCAAGAGTCGATAGAGTCTAAAGGGCCAGACGATAATGGCGCGGTACCAACGGTGATTAGTACTGACGAAGATATTCAGGGTATTGAACTGACGGCCGACTGGCTGGTTAATGATAATTTGCGCTTTGGTTTGATTTACACCTATCGTGAACAGGAGTCCAGCCGCGCGGCCTACTACGATAAAGACGGTAATTTCCAAGAGGCTAACCAGGTGAATGCCACGGCGCCTCAGGAATACACGTTGACGATGGATTGGTCGCCGGAGTTTGATTACGGCTTGCTATTGCTGCATGTTGATTATATTTATGAAGAAAATGTCGAGCAATCCAATGAGGATCATCTCGATAAGTTTAATCGCGTTAACGGTTACGGTGATGACACTAGTTTGCTTAATGGCCGCTTGGCGTGGACCACGCCAAGCGGGAGCTATGAGTTTGCGCTGTGGGGTAAAAACTTGTTGCGCAATGAGCGAGTGTCGCAGCCCGGCGGATTGACTGGCGGCGAGTTAGGCACCTACCATGTGGGCATAATTGCGCCGCTGACCTACGGTGTTGATTTGAAGTTTGTCTTTTAA
- a CDS encoding parallel beta-helix domain-containing protein: MKNPIRLGLLCLGLLCSMPSLWAADIPVKDGESIQDAVNKASPGDVVLIYPGTYKESVYIDKDNITLRGVVEEGKWPVLEGEGKRNDAILYSGNDFTVEWLTITHYKGNAIMGQSGNNFTIRYNKVIDTGVYGIFPQFGKNGLIEYNVLSGIEDAAIYVGMCDNVDVRHNEVFDNVAGIEIENTRHALVENNYAHDNTAGLLVFITPGLPIKTTFDVILRNNFVVNNNTPNFGAPGSIVSKVPQGIGIVVMAADDVIVEGNIVSGNKTAGIVITDLAFITDISSDPESEPNPDRLVFLDNLMFDNGADPVAEVKALMLTQFSRTGPDILATPGSAQEQDNCIINRERYTSFGVKKWSECERRNTADVLSYRIPGGAPSEPVTATNRTKLLYQGICAGCHAYNMRMIGPPTLAVQALYRNDAQGIADYIAEPHKVRPDYPAMPSQGHLSPELRKDVAEYMLKVTK; encoded by the coding sequence ATGAAAAACCCGATTAGATTGGGGCTGCTGTGTCTGGGCTTGCTGTGCAGTATGCCAAGTCTGTGGGCGGCAGACATTCCGGTAAAAGACGGTGAGTCGATTCAGGACGCGGTGAATAAAGCCAGTCCGGGCGATGTGGTACTCATTTATCCCGGCACTTATAAAGAAAGTGTTTATATCGACAAAGACAATATTACCCTGCGTGGCGTCGTTGAAGAGGGTAAGTGGCCGGTATTAGAGGGCGAGGGCAAGCGCAATGACGCGATCCTATACTCTGGCAATGACTTTACCGTGGAGTGGCTGACCATTACCCACTACAAGGGCAACGCCATTATGGGGCAGTCTGGTAATAACTTTACCATTCGCTACAACAAAGTCATCGACACTGGGGTGTACGGAATTTTTCCCCAATTTGGTAAGAACGGCTTGATTGAATACAACGTCTTGAGTGGCATTGAAGATGCGGCGATTTATGTTGGCATGTGCGATAACGTCGATGTTCGTCATAACGAAGTATTCGACAATGTTGCCGGTATCGAAATTGAAAACACCCGCCACGCCCTAGTTGAGAATAATTACGCTCACGACAATACCGCAGGTCTGCTCGTATTCATTACGCCAGGCTTGCCAATTAAAACGACTTTTGATGTGATTTTGCGCAATAACTTTGTGGTGAATAATAATACCCCAAACTTTGGTGCGCCGGGTTCGATTGTATCCAAAGTGCCGCAGGGGATTGGCATTGTGGTGATGGCGGCCGACGATGTGATTGTCGAAGGTAATATTGTCTCGGGCAATAAAACGGCGGGTATCGTAATTACCGATTTGGCCTTTATCACCGATATTTCCAGCGACCCAGAATCTGAACCCAACCCAGACCGTTTGGTGTTTCTCGACAATCTTATGTTCGATAACGGCGCAGACCCCGTTGCCGAAGTTAAAGCCCTTATGCTGACCCAATTCAGTCGCACCGGCCCGGATATTTTAGCAACGCCAGGTTCCGCTCAAGAGCAGGACAACTGCATTATTAACCGCGAGCGCTACACCAGCTTTGGTGTAAAGAAATGGTCTGAGTGCGAGCGCAGGAACACCGCTGATGTGTTGAGCTACCGCATTCCCGGTGGCGCGCCGAGTGAGCCAGTGACGGCTACCAATCGCACTAAGCTGCTGTACCAGGGTATTTGCGCCGGTTGTCACGCTTATAATATGCGTATGATTGGGCCGCCAACCCTCGCTGTGCAAGCGCTGTATCGCAATGACGCGCAAGGTATTGCCGACTACATTGCCGAGCCACATAAGGTGCGCCCTGACTACCCAGCTATGCCGTCACAGGGGCATTTGTCTCCAGAGTTACGAAAAGACGTGGCTGAGTATATGTTGAAAGTTACCAAATAG